In Amia ocellicauda isolate fAmiCal2 chromosome 7, fAmiCal2.hap1, whole genome shotgun sequence, one genomic interval encodes:
- the p2ry11 gene encoding P2Y purinoceptor 11 translates to MSNQSRNFESFQIQFLPPVYGIEFCLAFTGNILAIWLMLTRERRNWHTGVVFAFNLALSDLLYALTLPLLVHYYRHQKDWQFGMAMCKMERFLFTCNLYSSIFFVTCISLNRYVGIVHPFFMHSHVRARHAKLASVGVWLVVTVISCPVLSFATVTTGWRNNTECVSFRKEGYSTSFAYNVFLAVFGCFLPFLATFASYFSILWVVWKNENITRLEKRKVAVMIATVVMMYTVSFIPYHVLRNYNIHLKLEHSISSHTTVVYSAYQVTKGLVTLNMCIHPLLYMAVFDSILRTLCCRGATKE, encoded by the coding sequence ATGTCCAACCAGTCACGCAACTTCGAAAGCTTTCAGATACAGTTTCTGCCCCCGGTGTATGGGATTGAGTTCTGCCTGGCGTTTACGGGCAACATCCTGGCCATCTGGCTCATGCTGACCAGGGAGCGCAGAAACTGGCACACTGGCGTGGTGTTCGCCTTCAACCTGGCGCTGAGCGACCTGCTGTACGCGCTCACCCTGCCGCTGCTGGTCCACTACTACCGGCACCAGAAGGACTGGCAATTTGGGATGGCGATGTGCAAGATGGAGCGCTTTCTCTTCACCTGCAACCTCTACAGCAGCATCTTCTTCGTCACCTGCATCAGCCTGAACCGCTACGTGGGCATCGTGCACCCCTTCTTCATGCACAGCCACGTCCGAGCCAGGCACGCCAAGCTGGCTAGTGTGGGCGTGTGGCTGGTGGTGACGGTCATCTCCTGCCCCGTCCTGAGTTTCGCCACCGTGACCACAGGATGGAGGAACAACACGGAGTGCGTCTCCTTTAGGAAGGAAGGCTATAGCACGTCTTTCGCCTACAATGTGTTCCTGGCCGTGTTTGGGTGCTTTTTGCCCTTTTTGGCCACCTTCGCCTCCTACTTCTCCATCCTCTGGGTCGTCTGGAAGAACGAGAACATCACCCGGCTGGAGAAGAGGAAGGTGGCCGTGATGATCGCCACGGTGGTCATGATGTACACGGTGTCTTTCATCCCTTACCATGTCCTCAGGAACTACAACATCCACCTAAAGCTTGAGCACTCCATTAGCTCGCACACGACGGTGGTTTACTCAGCCTACCAGGTCACCAAAGGACTGGTAACCCTGAACATGTGCATCCACCCCTTGCTGTACATGGCAGTGTTTGACAGTATTCTCAGGACCCTGTGTTGTAGGGGGGCTACCAAAGAATAA
- the LOC136753561 gene encoding P2Y purinoceptor 11-like codes for MTILVARNDCSSGFDDVQIAYLPPVYGFECCVGFVCNVGAIFFLLTRERPDWHTGVIFSLNLAVCDLIYALTLPLPVVYYARGKHWIFGDPLCKVLRFVFTCNLYGSIFFITCISLNRYVAIVHPLFTNSHIKTKHAKVVSVCVWILILVICSPIAKFASTPVSSNRTHCETASGKDDEESYLSYSLFLTVFGCAVPFLATCASYYCILREVGRSHSISAQDKHKVALMVGAVVSLYFVSFIPYHVFRNVNQYLKVHDATRCNISVYNVYQVTKGLITLNMCVHPLLYASLMESCRARCCGGNPTA; via the coding sequence ATGACCATCCTGGTGGCTAGAAATGACTGTTCTAGTGGTTTTGACGACGTGCAGATAGCGTATCTCCCCCCAGTGTATGGGTTTGAATGTTGCGTGGGGTTTGTATGCAATGTGGGCGCCATTTTCTTCCTGCTGACCAGAGAGCGGCCGGACTGGCACACCGGGGTCATCTTCTCGCTGAACCTGGCGGTGTGTGACCTCATCTACGCGCTGACCCTGCCACTGCCGGTGGTCTACTATGCCAGGGGTAAGCACTGGATCTTCGGGGACCCTCTCTGTAAGGTCCTGCGTTTCGTCTTCACCTGCAACCTCTACGGCAGCATCTTCTTCATCACCTGCATCAGCCTGAACCGTTACGTAGCCATAGTGCACCCTCTCTTCACCAACAGCCACATCAAGACCAAGCATGCCAAGGTggtcagtgtgtgcgtgtggatTCTCATTCTTGTGATTTGCTCCCCCATCGCAAAGTTCGCATCCACCCCAGTCAGCTCCAACCGCACCCACTGCGAGACCGCTTCTGGGAAGGACGACGAAGAGAGCTACCTTTCCTATAGTCTGTTTTTGACCGTTTTTGGGTGCGCCGTGCCCTTCCTGGCTACTTGCGCCTCCTATTACTGCATCCTGCGGGAGGTCGGCAGAAGCCACAGCATTTCAGCGCAGGACAAGCACAAGGTAGCTCTGATGGTGGGAGCCGTCGTGTCCCTGTACTTTGTTTCGTTCATCCCTTATCACGTCTTCAGGAATGTGAACCAGTATCTCAAGGTGCACGACGCTACAAGATGCAACATCTCCGTGTATAATGTGTATCAGGTGACCAAAGGTCTGATCACCCTGAACATGTGTGTGCACCCCCTGCTCTACGCATCACTGATGGAGAGCTGTCGAGCTCGGTGCTGTGGAGGGAACCCAACAGCCTGA
- the eif3g gene encoding eukaryotic translation initiation factor 3 subunit G, with protein sequence MPSGEYDSKPSWADQVEEEGDDSGTLPSPKETIKGNIKTITEYKIDEDGKKFKIVRTFKIETRKASKVVARRKNWKKFGNSEFDPPGPNVATTTVSDDVFMTFISSKEDLNSQDLEEDPMNKLRGQKIVSCRICKGDHWTTRCPYKDTLGPMQKELAEQLGLSTGDKEKTSEPEPAQPAQSKTGKYVPPSLRDGSTRRGESMQPNRRADDNATIRVTNLSEDTRETDLQELFRPFGSISRIYLAKDKNTGQSKGFAFISFHRREDAARAIAGVSGFGYDHLILNVEWAKPSNN encoded by the exons ATGCCGTCTGGTGAATACGA CTCCAAGCCCAGCTGGGCCGACCAGGTCGAGGAAGAAGGCGACGACTCGG GGACGCTCCCCTCGCCGAAGGAAACGATCAAAGGCAACATCAAAACCATCACAGAGTACAAGATCGACGAGGATGGCAAGAAATTTAAG ATTGTCCGCACGTTCAAAATCGAGACCAGGAAGGCCTCTAAAGTTGTTGCCCGGAGAAAG aactggaagaagtttGGGAATTCCGAGTTCGACCCTCCCGGCCCCAACGTGGCCACCACCACGGTCAGCGACGATGTCTTCATGACCTTCATCTCCAGCAAAGAG GATCTGAACAGCCAGGACCTGGAGGAAGATCCCATGAACAAGCTGAGGGGCCAGAAGATCGTCTCCTGTAGGATCTGTAAAGGAGACCACTGGACCACCCGCTGTCCGTACAAGGACACGCTGGGCCCCATGCAGAAGGAGCTGGCCGAGCAGCTGGGTCTTTCCACCGGGGACAAGGAGAAGACCTCTG AGCCTGAGCCGGCACAGCCAGCACAGAGCAAGACCGGGAAGTACGTCCCCCCCAGCCTGCGGGACGGGAGCACTCGCCGAGGGGAGTCCATGCAGCCCAACCGCAGAG CGGACGACAATGCCACGATCCGCGTGACCAACCTGTCGGAGGACACCAGGGAGACGGACCTGCAGGAGCTGTTCCGCCCGTTCGGATCCATCTCCAGGATCTACCTGGCCAAGGACAAGAACACCGGCCAGTCCAAG GGCTTCGCCTTCATCAGTTTCCACCGGCGCGAGGACGCGGCCCGAGCCATCGCCGGCGTGTCCGGCTTCGGCTACGATCACTTGATCCTGAACGTCGAATGGGCCAA ACCTTCCAACAACTGA